From the genome of Setaria viridis chromosome 1, Setaria_viridis_v4.0, whole genome shotgun sequence:
GGTATTGATATCAGTCTATCGAGATGAGTTTATATGTATCAACATTTCTGGATTCGGGCTTAAATCCTGCTAATCAGTTGTGTATAGACAAAGTAAGATGTGCTATATATGATTACTTGAATGCCTTAGTCAAGGGAGGAGAGCAGAACGTTACCACTCCAATGCACATGCACATATTTCCAACCTTAGATAAGAACCTGAGTGACTCTTTGCCACTTATGCGTGAAAAATTCACACACGCCCAGGTTTTTACATTAGCAGTTTTAGCCTAACAGGAGAAAAATGCATAAATGTGAGAATGTTGTTATAATATAGCAACATGACAGATAAAAAGCTAGTACGACTGATAAAAGAGTTGCATGATAGTAAGAATGATCAAGCACATATCATATTAAATTAGGGATAATTTTTGTAATTCAATTTAGAATGAGTGGTTGTACATTAGGAACCGCTTAAAACTCGGACAGCATAATCATTCTCAAACAACATCATTCGAGTTTATCCGCCACTGCCATAGTGTGGCATGCATAGTAAATACCAAAGACGCACATAAATTAAGTATTGTTAAATGGAATCAGACAACTATATCATAGAAGTGTTTCAGACAGATATTGTCAAACCAAATTCAGCAGGAATTTATGTTTTGGACGCGAACAACAAGCAAGATCGGATCTCAAATGTAACAAAATAGTACTAAACAGTCTGCGATACCTGTGGGATGGCATCAGTTATTGTGGTGAAACCCTCAGCTGGCAATAGCTGCTGCTCACTCGCTTTTCTATCTGGAGAGCCACTAATATGGCCTGCCTCGGGTTTCTTCTCTTCAGAACTGTATTCCCTTGACTCACTGTAGGAACTACAGAGATGTGTAGATTCCATCTCTTCATAGTCATAGTCATCATCTTCTCTCATCTCTTCGTAGTTGTAGGCATCATCTTCTCCCATTTCTTCGTAGCTGTAGGCATCATCTTCTCCCCTCTCTTCGTAGATGTAGCTATCATCTCCGCTCATAACCGTGCAAGAATCAGAAAGTGTATTGCACTCTATGACCTGATTAAAAGAATGTAAGCATGAGAATTgtgcaaataaaaaataaaaacgcAATAAAACATGAAAGCTGATATTACCTTGGCCTTTATTTCATTAGCAGCGTCCTTCAGATATTTCTTCTTCAACATCCTATCATACAGGGGCAAACAACAATGATATACAACTCCAATTTTCTTACAGGTCTCTTCAACTTTCTCCGCGAAGTTGCACATGCGACTATCACaacaaagagaaaaggaaaggtGCGTGTGCGTCAGATATAAAAAATGCTTCAATACCATCTGAATATCTGGCATCTGGCAGAATTACAAATGGAAATCTTAGCCTCGCCTTTCTCCATTTCATGGTGATCGAAGAATTCGTGCACTCTCCACAAACCGTTTGCTATATCAGTGAGACAAGGATTGCTCATATTCACCTGGTTGGCTCCAGACTAAAATCCTACTAGGTTGATAGTCAAAATCAAATGTGTCAGTATGTGATTATTTGAACGTGTTAGTCATCAAGGGGAAGAGGGCAGGGCTTTACCATTCCAATGTTGACGCACGTTCTACCAAGAGAACGTAAGAACCTGAGCGAATCTTCACCACCTATACATGAAAAATTGACACAAGCCCAGCTTTTTACATTTGCACTTCTAGCCTAATAATATGAGGAAAATGTTAATATGGGAATGCTGTTATAGTATAGCAGCAGGACAGATAAAAACTAATACGATGGAGAAGGAGAGTTGAATTACAGTAAGAATAACTACTCAAGAATAACTACTTAAGAGATAATTTGTACTAGAATGCATGATTGTACACTAGAATACTAGATACAACTTGAAACACCAGTGGCGTATATAACTCATCTCACAACATTATTTGAGTGCACTTGGCACTGCATAGCAAGTAGCAAAGAGGTAAATAAACAAAGTATTGTTAGATTGAGGAGACCATAGAACTGCACCTAACAGATACTTTCAAACAGAAAAGGTAGTACTCAGATTTTCTCTAAAAAAAGTAACTGATGTGGCCTGCCTCAGATTTTCCGTAACTCGGATTGTCTCTAAAAAAAGAAGTACTCAGCAACAATGATTCATTTTCGTTGGGAGCAGCGAGAAGGGATCTTCAATGTTACAACTTACAGCGTGCAATACCTGTAGTTTGGCGTCATTTGTCGTGGTGAAACCCTCAGCATCCCAATCCGGAGCCTGCCTCGGGCGTCCTGTTCTCTTCAGGAGTGCCGTTACCGTACCCTGCGGAACTCTCATTCTCTACATGAGCAACAGCTGGGTCAGAGTTACTGTAAGCAGAGGCCCTGTCCTCCACGGGCTTTTTGCTACTGATCTGCCGTTCTTGCATTGCATCAATGTCTCCCATGGAGATGGTAAAATACggtggaggaaaaaaaaaagtttttacCGGGGCACAAGCTACCGTCGCCGGGACGCAGCACCTCTGGGATccccatcgtcgccgccgccgtctcacTCGTCGACCGCACCGCTCTAGGCTTTGAATTCGTGGGGAATTTTCCTGCGTTTGTGTCTGCTTTCTGATTTATATAGTAGGGTTCGGATTGGTGGTGTTCTCCTCCTTGGCCTCCGCGTATCTGGAGAAAGTGATCCAACTTCACGGAATAAGCGCGCGAAAATGGAAACATCCCGAGTACAAACAAGTTGAACTGTTGGAGTTGGAGTCGATCTGAATGAGTTTCGGTTTCGACGGAAGAAATCGGGCAATACCGCAATAGTGACTGTGTTTGCGCTGGGATTGAAAGGGCTGATGGACTAAGATATTTCCGGTTCCCTGGGCTGGGCTAAATCCAATTTTAACATAGCACGTAGCAACGCAAGGCCCACACTTCCATCAGCCCTTTTTCATTCTCAGCCCTCGGCTTCGTCAGATTTCTTTACGGTAAGATTAGAGACACGATCCGAGGCAGGCCAACGCAACCATCTTTATTCCTCCAATGTTACGTATATTCTATATAGAACTTCAACACCTACTCATGGTGATATGGAGTATAATCGCAAGAGACCTTTTCTGTGGGGACCTGAACCTGAACTCGGGTGGACGATCGATCAATGCAGGAGGGAGCCTCGATTCGAACCAAGCGGGAACGGAAAAGAAGCAGGCTACGTGCCATCCCGCAATGATGGCCACTTGGTCTCCTAACCATGATGATTACAGGTGCTAGACCTGAGAAACAATCTTCCAGAACCCGGATGCCTGCAGACAAGCCGAGGCAGAAGCAGAAGCGCCATAGACTACTAGTCACCATCTTCGCTAACCGATGGAATGGTCCAGTGAAGGACCAGAAAGCTAATTAAGCTACATGTGTTTGAGTGTTTCGTGGTCTGAGATTTTGCAATCAGCTAGGTCAAACCCACCCTCCGCCGGAGACCGGCAGGTTTCAGGTCAGCTCCCCTCGCGTTGGACACGGTGGCTTTCATTAGCCATGGGACTCGGAGCTCTGATTTTCCTGAAATGGCCGGATCTTCTGGCAAGCCTCCCCTGTTAAAAAGGGGAAAGTTCCAAGTGGCAGGCGCTCGATCCGATACATGTACTACATAGGTGGCAGTGATAGCAAAGAGACAAAAGATCCTGATGCATGAGGAGGTATTAACAATGCCTTAATCATGATTATATGCAGAGGCTACGCTTTAACTTGTTGAGATATAGTAGCTCGAGATTGTGCACTGAAAGCAGAGCGAAATGTTTACTATTGGTAATCCGAGCGCAGAAAAGCAAATTTCAAAACACATCTCGGCATCGCACTAGTGTGTTTCCAAATTCGAATTCCTGATTGAGGTCACACAAAAGTTGTGCTAATAATACAATAACTGAAACTTGTGCTAGAACGAAAAATAGTAATATTTTTTAGTCCTTAGGCTATCCACACCGCCGAAACCCCATCCCAATCTCTAAAGGGGCATGGCCCACCCGTCAGGTTTGGGTATAGAGGTGTGTAAAAAAAATTGCTGCCCCACGGACACCTCTATCCCAATCTCCATCGCCTTCCTCTGCTCCCGTCCGTCGCGTCCTCTTCCCTCCCTCcgcgtgccggcggcggcctcctccctccctccatgcGCCGGCCcgacctcctccctccctccaacGCGGCGGCCCAGCCTCCTCCCTCCGCGCGCTGGCAGCCTGCTCTCCCTTCAGCGCGAGGATAGCGTTCAGTTGCTGGCCTCTGGATTTGGAGGTACACTGTAGCAATCGGTAGGATAAGGATTGATTTACAGGTGTGCGGTGCGGGAGGAAAAACTCTATATTTGCGGTAGCTGGTGATTTAGAGCACCGCGATGCGGATAGTCTAAGGCCTACACTTGTTGGGCGCAGAAGATACACACCTGACAGCCCAAGGGCCATTTTTTTTTGCTCCCCTAGTTTTCCTTCTTCCGGACCACGCACTGCCTGCCGTCTTTAATTTAGTGGCGGAAAGGTAGGGTTGTTCAAACAAAGGTGATCCACTCCATTTAACAAAGCAAGTACACTCAAGCATTAGCCCGCCTAACCTTAGCCGCTAACGAAAAGACGCCGAAAACGCTAGCGAAATCGATCACAGTAGTACTCCTACACACTAGGTCGTCGATATAAAGAATCTCGATAACCTATAGCGTGTAGCTGAAATCCACTACTTTTGCCTGCAACTTTTGATCCATGGCATGGTTCAGTAAACcggaagatgaggaggaggaagtggaaaTTCAGCTGACCATTGTACTGCTGCGACAAAGAACATGCATTAACTGGTAGTCTGGTACGGCGTGCCAGCCCAGCCCTGCAACTAGGTAGGAGGCCCATCCCTGCTCATCTGATCCCCACCACAAACCCTGCAAGATCCTACCATTCCTGAGCTGAGCACGCCCGTCTTGACTTCTGCACGGCCACCCTGGTCCCTCTTTCACATGCCCGATTCCAATCGCAGTCCTAATCCCAATTCAAGACCTTTGATGCGGCAGAGAGCCTTCGTTCAACCACTCAAAACCATGGTCTTCATTCAATTTGCAGATGACCTGAGATCAGAATTCATCAGTGATGTATGCATTACAGATTTACAGCTGCACTGCAAATTTACTCATTCCCCTCACTCAGTCACTCCTGACCAAACCTGAGGACTGAGGACACCTCAAATTAGGATATTAACTGGGTGATTAGCATCTCAATTAAAATATCAGAGATATTGCATCTAAGcattcccttctctctcctcccccaacCACCTCGCCATGATATAAGTAGAGCCACCACACCAGAGGGCCATTTCCAAGGGCTCTACACGAAGTTAGGCGGCCAAAGTGTTCGTAACCAATTAACCCCCTCTTCCCCAGTGAAAGTTTCAGACGCCCGTTTTAGCAAAGCGGGGCTACGGGAGCTCGGCCAGGATGAAATTTATGAAACTTGGCACCCGGCCGGACACCTTCTTCACCTCCGAGGCCGTAAGGTTGTGTGATTGCGATCTTGCTCCTCGGATTCTGCCTGCGTGTGTTCGTGGTGTTCGTGTTGTCTGATTCCGTGGTGCCGTTCTGCGTCCAGGTCTGTCTCCACGGAGGTGGCCACCGACCTGCAGATCCTGGTGGATGGCTGCATATATCATCTCCACAAGGTAATTAATCGAAGGAGCAGAGATTATTTCCCCCCTCTATCATCGAGTGAGCATTTGTTGCGATTTTGTTTCTGGGTTTTCTTGATCTTGAATGCAATTCTGAGATTCTTGGTTCTTTCTGGCATTGTGTTGTTCGTGAATGCCGCAGTTCCCTCTGCTCTCGAAGTGCATGCTCCTGCAAGCGCTCTGCGCCGACTCCGGCGCCAGtgtcggcggcgacgtcgtcgaGCTCCCGGGCTTcccgggcggcgcggaggcgttCGAGGCCTGCGCCAAGTTCTGCTACGGCATCACCATCACGGTGAGCGCGCGGAACCTCGTGCCGCTGCGGTGCGCCGCCGCGCACCTCGGCATGTCGGAGGCCGCCGACCGGGGCAACCTCGCCGCCAAGCTCGACGCGTTCCTCGCctcctgcctcctccgccgctggAAGGACGCGCTGGGCGTTCTCCACTCCACGCGCCACTACGCCCCGCTCTGCGAGGACCTCGGCCTCACGTCCCGCTGCGTCGACTCCGTGGCCGCCCTCATCGTCAACCCGGACACCGTCCCGCCGGCGAAGTCGACGTCGGCGTCGCCGTGGTGGGCGCACGACATCGCCGAGCTCGGCGTCGACCTCTTCTGGCGCATCATGGTGGCTGTCAAGGCGACCGGTGCCGTCCACGAGAAGACCGTCGGCGACGCGCTCAAGGCGTACGCGCGCCGGTGGCTGCCGAACGTCGCCAAGGACGGTCTCTCCGCGGACCAGCCGTTCGATGATGACGCCGCCGGTAACACCGACGTGAAGCAGATCACGACGAGGCACCGCCTCCTGCTCGAGAAGATCGTGAGCCTGCTCCCGGCGGAGAGGGATGCCGTCTCCTGCGGCTTCCTGCTCAAGCTCCTCAAGGCGGCCAACATCCTGAGCGCATCCGCCGCATCCAAGTCCGAGCTGGTGCGGCGGGTGGCGTGGCAGCTCGAGGAGGCCGGCGTCGCGGACCTGCTCGTCCCGTCGCTGTCCTGCGTCAGCGAGACGCTCTACGACGTCGACGCCGTGGCGGCCATCCTCGATGAGTTCGCGCTGCGgtacgcggcggtggcgccggcgccggcgctggccctGTCCGGGAGCCCCGACGACAGCCCGGTGCACTCGGGCGGGCACCGGCGGTCGCGCTCGGCCGAGAGCGTGAGCttcgacggcacgcggcggtcCTTGTCGGCGGCGCCCGTGTCGCAGGGCGCGCTGGCGCGGGTGGGCAAGTTGGTGGACGGGTTCTTGGTTGAGGTGGCCAAGGACCCCAACATGCCGCTGGACAAGCTGCTCGCCATTGCCGAGGCCGTGCCAGACAGCGCCCGGCCGGAGCACGATGGCCTCTACAAAGTCGTCGACACATACCTCAAGGTGAGTTCTTTGTTTTCGTTACTCCTGCATTTCCATGGTTACCAAAATCTTCACTTTGGATTATGTGAAACTAGTCTTCTTGGATTATTAAAGTTTGCATTAATCTAGTGATTAATCTTTGCTTTTTTGGGGGTTAACTTTAGGCGCATCCGGAGATGAACAAAAGCGCGAGAAAGCGGCTGTGTCGGGTGCTCAACTGCCGGAAGCTGTCGGAGAAGGCGTGCGCGCACGCGGCGCAGAACGAGCTCCTCCCGCTGCGCGTGGTCGTGCAGGTGCTCTTCTTCGAGCACGCACGCGCCGCGGCGTTGGCgtcgggcgggcgcggcgacgccgccgccgccgccgcggcggagctgCCGAGCAACATCCGGGCGCTGCTGTCCAAGGCGTCCGGGTCgtcggaggacgacgaggccgacCGCGTCGACGAGCAGCGGCTGCGCGCGCTGGCCGCCGGGGCGTCCCCCGGCGACGACTGGAGCGTcgagggcctccgccgcgcGGCGTCCAAGATCGCCACGCTGCGGATGAAGCTcgccgaggaggacgaggaccaCGACGCCGACGAGTTCGCGCGGAAGGCCGGGCTGGCGCGCAGCGCGTCGCTGCGGTTCAGGGCGTTCTGCGCCATCCCCGCCGGGAAGCCCAAGCGGGTGCTCAGCAAGCTGTGGCCGATCGGCAGGAGCGGCGTTAGCCATTAACAGCCAGTCATTATTAGCTTCTCTGATCTCCTGTTTTTGTTTTTCTGAGGGTGATTTGTTTGTCTCTTCTAGTACTCctacatcttcttcttctttctcctcctctttccaGTTACAGTTCCAAGGCAAATTGTaccttgcatagttgcatgtaGTTGTAATTCCAATGGtcacaataaaaaaaatagaaattgcaCAGGCTACTTGCTCATCTTATCTGAAACCTGATTGATCTTTTAAGCTCGAGTGGCATCGATGATCGAATCATTGCTTGCCAATTGCCACACTCTATTCTCCGTGATTATGATGCGATGGTGATGATTTCAGCGCCTCACATTTCATAGGACACTACACCCAAGCGAGTCCATGACCAAGCGCCATCTTAATTTCTTTGTTAATCCAAGCAGCAGCCTGTGATTGCCACCCACTTGGCAAATTATTTGCATCTCAACGCTCAGTGAGTAAACAAAAGGGGAGACACGAACAGGCATGGAATCGAGATCGAAtcgaacacacacacacacacacacggcgCGGCAGGCAGATATTGcaagtgttttcttttttgctttttaCCTGAAAGATCCCCTTTTGTTAGGCCGTGTGTGGGAGGGCGGATATATACGGCATGATGATGGGATGATAGGACCTTCAGCTCGGATTGCTGGGTCAGCAACCACTGAACAAGAACAGGTCAGCATGGGCGCCTTTCCCCCCCAGCCATCGATGACAATGTTTTAGCTTGTAGCTCATCACTAGCATGGGCCGGCTCGTCCAGATCAGCCTCCTGGCCCCAGCCTTTTTTGTTCCAAAACATGTGTCACGTCCTGAGAGAAAAATTTTCTCAAGCGCAGGGTGCAGCAGTACAGCAATCAGTTAAGGTGGCATTATTGCTCTTTTTGCTACTCTGAAAAATTAAAAGGGGGgtgtctatttttttttctgcgaGGATAAATAGGAACTATTTGGAACATGGGGAAGAACACGCCATATGCATGCGCCTTGTCAATGAGTATTTTTCACAAAGCTCACAAAGTGTACATCATAGAAACATTTATTtactttcgcaaaaaaaaaaagatttgcgCTTTAAAAAAGTTCCAGAAAAAACAATGTTCATATGTGTAGTGCGAGAAGAGGACAAACATTTATTGCAAATATGTATGTTTTTTATACATATGTGAATGTTTTTGGAAGTTTGGATTGATGGCAGCGCCAGCCCTACCAATATTTTGATCGTTGACTGTGAACTTAGTGTATGTTTGGATCGACGCCTGTGACCTGTCGTTGGCAAGCCAgc
Proteins encoded in this window:
- the LOC117834725 gene encoding BTB/POZ domain-containing protein At1g67900, with the translated sequence MKFMKLGTRPDTFFTSEAVRSVSTEVATDLQILVDGCIYHLHKFPLLSKCMLLQALCADSGASVGGDVVELPGFPGGAEAFEACAKFCYGITITVSARNLVPLRCAAAHLGMSEAADRGNLAAKLDAFLASCLLRRWKDALGVLHSTRHYAPLCEDLGLTSRCVDSVAALIVNPDTVPPAKSTSASPWWAHDIAELGVDLFWRIMVAVKATGAVHEKTVGDALKAYARRWLPNVAKDGLSADQPFDDDAAGNTDVKQITTRHRLLLEKIVSLLPAERDAVSCGFLLKLLKAANILSASAASKSELVRRVAWQLEEAGVADLLVPSLSCVSETLYDVDAVAAILDEFALRYAAVAPAPALALSGSPDDSPVHSGGHRRSRSAESVSFDGTRRSLSAAPVSQGALARVGKLVDGFLVEVAKDPNMPLDKLLAIAEAVPDSARPEHDGLYKVVDTYLKAHPEMNKSARKRLCRVLNCRKLSEKACAHAAQNELLPLRVVVQVLFFEHARAAALASGGRGDAAAAAAAELPSNIRALLSKASGSSEDDEADRVDEQRLRALAAGASPGDDWSVEGLRRAASKIATLRMKLAEEDEDHDADEFARKAGLARSASLRFRAFCAIPAGKPKRVLSKLWPIGRSGVSH